The DNA segment GGCCTGTCCCCAGGCGTTGGAAATCATCACGTCATAAAAGCCAGAATGTGCCGACTGGACGTTGGCGCGCGTGTAACTGGAACTGGTGGCGCCCGGGATATTGACTCCGTTAAAACGCCATTGATAACTCAACGGCGCCGTGCCACTTGCCACCACCGTCAGTACGGCATTCGAGCCAGTGACGACCTTCCCGCCGGTCGGGGCCACGACAATTGCCGGCGGCGCGTTGGTTACGGGCGGCACGCCCAGGAAGTTCAAAATGTTCTGCATGTATTCATTGCGCCGCACCGAGCTGGTGATGGTCTCGAACGGGAATCCAAAGACGACCACCCGGCCACCGCCGTTCGCGCCGTCGTATTGCACCGCCGCCGCCCCGGACCCATTGGCGTAATTCAAGGCAGTCGTGGCGCCGGTTACGGGCAACAGAACGTCGGGCGCTTTGACCCAATAAATTCCGTTATTGCCGTTGTCAAAAACGCCACTGCTGCGACCCGCAAAAATCCCCGTGGCCACGGCGGTAACCGTGTAGCTGCCGGAATTATCCGCGCCAAAACCGGCGCGCAATTGATTTTGTAGAAAGTTGCGATCCGCCGGCGTAGGCCCGGAAGGTCGTCCCAAATCGTAGGCCATCTCACTACCGGAGGCGAATAGCGCCCCACCGGAGTTGAGGTACACGGTCAGCCGACTTTGCTCAATGCTCTTGAAAGTTTCATCGGTCGTCCCTTGGTTGCCCGCCGCCCAGATCACCACGGCATAATTCGCCAGCGCAATCTGGCCATTCGCCACGGTCTCGTTCTGGCACGAATCAAACGCCCAACCGGCAGCACTGATCGCTTTGCCATGCGCGACGACATAGTCAAACGCGTTGTTCCAACGTGGATAGACCCGCTCGATGCTGCCGGCGTTTCCAGGGCGGGTCCAGTTTTGCGCCACGACGTTCTGCCGCAGGTTGGCCGAACGATCCATACGGTCAAACGCATTAACCACCAGCACTCGCGGAGCATCAGGACTCGCTGCGGCGCGGCAACCCACCGTTTCCGAAGGCATGGATTCACCACCCGCGTTGGCGGCGGTGACGCGGAAATAATAATCCACACCTGCGGTAAGATTGGAAATCGTGTAGGCAGTTCGGTTGCCAACGGAAATTGGATTGCCGAAGCCATAACCATTGGCCGAGCGATAAATAACATAGTTCGTAGGCGCCTGACTGCCGCCTTGGACCACGGGCACTGCCCACGCCAGATTGATCTGGCCATTGCCGCCAGCCGCCGCGCGCACGTTCGAAGGCGATTCCGGCAGAAACGCCAACGGCGGCGGATTGTTCGTATCGTATTGATTCATGAATTTGATCACCGCGTGCAGGGACGAACGCGCCACCGCCGCCCGCACCTTGGGATCCCGCATCAACGCGGCGTCGTTGGCGTTATCGTGAAAGGCCACTTCAATGATCGTGGCGGGCATTTCATAGTTGAAATAGCTCCCGGTAATTTCTCCATACGCGCCGGTATAGGTGACGCTGTTGCCACGGTTGTTCCACGCGTATTCCAGCGGTGGCGAACCAAGCGCCACCAGATCATCATTCACCTGTTTGCCGCACATGAAAGCCAGTTCGCTTTGAAAGGGAGTCGGCGTGCCGGTAATCAAACCCATGACGCCGCGCCCGCCGCCGGCATTGGAGTGAAAATTGATGTGAATCCGATCCATAATCGTTCCGGCAGCCTCACGATTCATGTGCGCGGACATCTTGGGCGGCGCGGACCAGCTATCGCTTTCATCGTCGCCTGATCCATCATAAAGCGAACTGGATTGGCCCTGCCCCAAGTTGGCTTGCACCCAGTAACGCATGTTTTCGTCTTCGCGCGGATACCCCGATACGCCGCTGCCCCGATTGACCGAGCCCATCCCATTGCCGAAGCGAATGGCATCCGCAATCACCACCGTGCCAGTCGGCGAACCACGCAAATTACTGACGACAACGGAGCCGAGCGCCGCATTCGCTCCCGCGTTGAAATAATATTCGCCCAGGTAAATCCAGCCATTCCCCACCATGTGATGCGGAATACGCACCTGCGACTCACCGCCCGTGTGTCGGATGCGATAAAGCTGATCACCACGATCTGAACCGTTCAGCACCCAGGTATAAACCGGATAAAAACCCGCGACGGGAATATTGGGAGTGTAAGTAGCAATCGCTGTTTCCGTCGCATTTAACGAGGCAAACCGATAAGGGACATCACCGGGCGAACCCCAAAAGACAGTTTGAACGCTGTCGGACCAACTGCCGGTGAACGTCACTCCCGGATCATCGTTATCGAGAATCACCTCGTTGGTTTGGTGTCCCAACGGTCGAAACGAAACCACCGTGGCCCCGGCGTTGAAGCAGTATTGGGCGAAGAAATTCAGTTGATCCAGGTTGCCGTAATCCTCGTTCATGTCGTTGCCCACGCCGCGTTGCAAACGCCAGTAAGTGGGGTCAAACGTCCAACCATGACCGCTGTTCATATAGACAATTTTCCCCGACAGCGCGCCCTGGCGTTGTTGCACGGACGAAGCGTAAGCGCCAAACAACGCGACTTCGGCGGGAGACGGTTCCGTCACCGGCGGCACGTACCCCTCGGAAATCTCGGGCGTCTGCGCGGCGACCAGCTCTTCGGGTGAAACTTCGACCCACCGATCTTCTGGTCCAGTAATCGGCAAGGCCGCCCAACCCGACAAAGGCAACAGCAATCCAACCAAACCAAAAAGCCCGGCGCCGAAATGACGCCGAGCTTGACTGAGTGAAACCCTAAAATAACGACTCATACAAAATATAACTCCCAGATTAACGCGGATTAGCCTACCTCAATTTGTGAAAACCGCCAAACCACTTCCTCAGAATTCGAGGACATAAAGATGCGTTCAACCCCGATGCCTTTCAGTCGTCGAGAGATCGAAGCGCAGCCTAACGCGACGTTACTTGGAAGGTTCGCGAAATGGTTGTCGCGCCCGATACAACTTTTGCAGTTCGGTATTACGCGCCACCAGATCGGCCTGATTGCTCGCCGTCGCAAGCTCAATGGTCTTTTGCGCCGTCGCGACAGCAGCATCAAACTGGCCCGCTTCCGCATAAGCCGCCGCCAGTGTGCCGAGAAACAACGGTTGCTGGAAGCCGGTCAACTCACAGGCACGCTCAGCTAACTGCACGGCGCGCGCTCCATCCCGCACTTTAGCATCCGGACAAGCCGCCAATACCCAAGCCAGATTGTTGTGAAGCTCCGCAGATTCCGGAGCTAAGGCCAGAGCTGATTCATACGCGATCACCGCAGTCGCAAACTTTCCTTCGGCCTGAGCTTGCCCGGCTAACAACAGTGTAATCTGGCTATCCTCTGGGAAATGCCGGTGCAGCTCCTGCAGTTGCTCAAGCGCCTCCGGTGCGGCCACAACTTGATTCAGCGCCTGCGCAAATCCGGCGCGCGCTTCAGCATCATCGGGTTGG comes from the Verrucomicrobiia bacterium genome and includes:
- a CDS encoding immunoglobulin domain-containing protein; amino-acid sequence: MSRYFRVSLSQARRHFGAGLFGLVGLLLPLSGWAALPITGPEDRWVEVSPEELVAAQTPEISEGYVPPVTEPSPAEVALFGAYASSVQQRQGALSGKIVYMNSGHGWTFDPTYWRLQRGVGNDMNEDYGNLDQLNFFAQYCFNAGATVVSFRPLGHQTNEVILDNDDPGVTFTGSWSDSVQTVFWGSPGDVPYRFASLNATETAIATYTPNIPVAGFYPVYTWVLNGSDRGDQLYRIRHTGGESQVRIPHHMVGNGWIYLGEYYFNAGANAALGSVVVSNLRGSPTGTVVIADAIRFGNGMGSVNRGSGVSGYPREDENMRYWVQANLGQGQSSSLYDGSGDDESDSWSAPPKMSAHMNREAAGTIMDRIHINFHSNAGGGRGVMGLITGTPTPFQSELAFMCGKQVNDDLVALGSPPLEYAWNNRGNSVTYTGAYGEITGSYFNYEMPATIIEVAFHDNANDAALMRDPKVRAAVARSSLHAVIKFMNQYDTNNPPPLAFLPESPSNVRAAAGGNGQINLAWAVPVVQGGSQAPTNYVIYRSANGYGFGNPISVGNRTAYTISNLTAGVDYYFRVTAANAGGESMPSETVGCRAAASPDAPRVLVVNAFDRMDRSANLRQNVVAQNWTRPGNAGSIERVYPRWNNAFDYVVAHGKAISAAGWAFDSCQNETVANGQIALANYAVVIWAAGNQGTTDETFKSIEQSRLTVYLNSGGALFASGSEMAYDLGRPSGPTPADRNFLQNQLRAGFGADNSGSYTVTAVATGIFAGRSSGVFDNGNNGIYWVKAPDVLLPVTGATTALNYANGSGAAAVQYDGANGGGRVVVFGFPFETITSSVRRNEYMQNILNFLGVPPVTNAPPAIVVAPTGGKVVTGSNAVLTVVASGTAPLSYQWRFNGVNIPGATSSSYTRANVQSAHSGFYDVMISNAWGQAASTPVLVEAMLPPLQTLFSDNFEINTMSNWILNRSSADTRITFNYNYATDGIASAPNSVGGTTRGVKFEANLANGVVAALNISPVGQSFGGDYRLHFDMWINANGPFPDGGTGSTEHLTAGVGTAGNRVQWNSGTADGVWFAVDGEGGAADSAVTASDWQAFIGSTVQLAGSGVYAGGTETEIRGNGHSYYAATFPGGQTAPALQQANYPQQTGALPTGTVGFAWRDVIVNKIGNTVEWWIDGLKIASVPNANLAASNIFVGYWDAYASVSDNANLSFGLVDNVRVERFVTNVPPYITTQPASVQAATGANVSFSATAGGTAPLTYQWRHDGTNITGANSSTYAIAGAQAIHAGDYSVVITNASGTVTSSLAALALSPSAPLKFATFQAGATGLQLQISGDPGFAVEIQTSTNLTDWSVLTNVVNPTGTFWFTNQPDSNVPEQFFRLRYP